Within the Deltaproteobacteria bacterium GWA2_45_12 genome, the region ACATTGATCTTTTTGCAACAACCCCTTCTTCATTCACCGCCATGGTTCGGCAAACGGCGGGGCTTAAAAAACAGGGCGCCGTTTTTTCACAGGAGCTTTCAACGCCCCATTATTTCCATGCGGCCGTTGATTTCAAAAAACACCGTTTCACTTTGGACATTGTTCTCGATGAAAACTTAAAAAATTTGGGAGAGCCCTTTGTCACTGAGGAAGGTATTCCCGTCGCCAGATTGGAAACCCTTTTTTGCATGAAGGTGGCTTGTTTGGTGAGCCGATGTTCGGAAAAAGATTTATTCGATCTGGATTGGATTTTTTCAAAAATAGGTTTTGTGGATGTAGCCACCTTGATTGAGTGTGGAAGAAAAATCGATGCGGGAGTAACTGCGGAATCTATGCTCATCAGTTTAAACGGGACTCTTTTGAAAAAAGAAGCCTGCCACTTTGCGCTTCCAGAAACAGGAGTAACAGTAGAGGAGGCTCACAAAAGAGTTTCCAAGTTACAGAAAAAGCTCATTCATGATTTTGGGGAATTTGAAAAAAAAGAAAAACCTTTATCCGAGATTCAATCTTTAAAGGATATGGCGTCGATTCAGAAAAAAATTTCCAAATAACCATAATCCAATTCCGCCCGTATCCCCAACCTTGTCAGTGCAAAGTCGTATTTGACCGGGTCTTCCAGGGAGATTTGTTTAAATCGTTTAGTCATCTCAATGGCGGTTTGCAGGTTGGCTTGTTTGCGGCGCGTGAGTTTGAGTTTTCGACCCAGGGCAAACATGTGTGTGTCAATGGGAACAATGAGTTTGGAAGGGGAAAGATTCCAGCCGCCGGGATCGACGGCATCTTTTCGTATCATCCATCGTAAATACATCCACAATCGTTTGCAGGCACTGCCATCGGATGGGGAGGGAAGCAGGTTTTGGCGCATGTTTGGGGCCAATTTGCGGAGGGTTTGGACGAATCCCGCGAGGGCGGGGAGGTAGGAATTATCATCATTATTATTTTTGGAATGTCCGGGCGAACCTTGTGTTCGCCCATGCGGGGACGGGCGAACACAAGGTTCGCCCGTACAAGACACGAATAAATTCTTCAATCCCCCATGCAATTCAATCGCCTTCCCGCACGCCACCAACAATCCTGCAATATCTTCCCCCGTATGCCACCTGTGTTTGAAATTTTTGTAAATTTTTTGAAAATCCTTTTCCGACGTATTTGTAACAAAGGAAACAGGGTGGCCTTCCATGGGTTTCAAAATTTTTTCCACACTGACCAAAATCTGCTTCACATTGCCGTAGGCTAAGGAAGAGGCGATGAGCCCCACAATTTCACGGTCGGCGATTTTGTCGTACTCAAAAAGAAATTGAAGTGGATCGGGACTGACGTATTTGCGTTGGTTGAAACGGAAATAGAGATCTTCAAGCTGATTAAATAAACGAGTTTGATCTTTCATGAATAACTATCCGCGTAAGGGCAATTCATGAATTGCCCTTACAAAAACCGGACACCCTGAGATTGTCCCGCACACGGGGCATGTCCAATAAACTTCCAATAAACTTCTTTTGACTTCCTCAATTGATTTTGCTCATATCGCCACCAGCATGAAAAAGTCAAAGATCATCCTTATCGTTCTTCTTTTGTTGGCCGCGTGTGGCGGACGTGCCCCCTCTCCCAAATCAGCCCATGGCATGGCCCAAAGCTTTTTTAAAAGCTATGGGCACAAATACAAGCAATCGGCCTTTGGGCAGGTCCCCATTGATAAAATTGAAATAAACCGTGTTGAAGAAAGGGCTCTCAATCTGGCTGAAGTGGAAGTTTTCCTTAATTTCCACGACGGGCATGTGGCCCGTGTTCTCTTGCTTACCCGCAAAAGTCCTCCTTTTGGGTGGACAGTCAAATCGTGGGAAGTGCTGGATGTGCAATAGCCTCCCCCAAACGTACTAAAAATACCCATTGCCTTTTTAAGAGTGTTTGTTAGGGCGTCCTAAACGGGGGCTAAGGAGGAATTTATGCCTAATGTCGATGCGCGCTCTTTTTGGGGACCCATTCTTATTGATATGATCGTTCGCTTTCCCCAAGCGGCAGATCAATTTGTTCAATTGGCTTCCCGCATTTCTAATGATGAATATGTGGGAGTTCCCCCTCTTTACTTGGAACA harbors:
- a CDS encoding TIGR02757 family protein; amino-acid sequence: MKDQTRLFNQLEDLYFRFNQRKYVSPDPLQFLFEYDKIADREIVGLIASSLAYGNVKQILVSVEKILKPMEGHPVSFVTNTSEKDFQKIYKNFKHRWHTGEDIAGLLVACGKAIELHGGLKNLFVSCTGEPCVRPSPHGRTQGSPGHSKNNNDDNSYLPALAGFVQTLRKLAPNMRQNLLPSPSDGSACKRLWMYLRWMIRKDAVDPGGWNLSPSKLIVPIDTHMFALGRKLKLTRRKQANLQTAIEMTKRFKQISLEDPVKYDFALTRLGIRAELDYGYLEIFF